One genomic region from Amycolatopsis sp. FBCC-B4732 encodes:
- a CDS encoding inorganic phosphate transporter yields MSAAVALAVAVAITLVFDFTNGFHDSANSVAALVATRAATPGAALLLAAACHVAGPLLAGTTVADTVGGVVRLPAADVLPAVGAAVTAGIAWNLLTWWRGLPSSSSHALVGGLVGASGFAGVRWGGVAGLHVTGVLGVLAGLALSPLLGAGLGAAADRLARRALRRARRRVDVAIRRAEWVTAGALAFSHGANDAQKSMGVITLLLVATGHLGAFAVPLWVKLAAASALTLGTASGGWRVVKTVGRGIYRMRPVDGLATQGGSAAVILAAAGVGAPVSTTHVVAASVVGAGASRHARHVRWSVVGEICSAWLVTLPACAVLGAAALPLWRWFA; encoded by the coding sequence GTGAGCGCCGCGGTCGCGCTGGCCGTGGCGGTCGCGATCACCCTGGTCTTCGACTTCACCAACGGGTTCCACGACTCGGCGAACTCGGTGGCCGCGCTGGTCGCGACCCGCGCGGCCACCCCGGGCGCGGCCTTGCTGCTGGCGGCCGCGTGCCACGTCGCGGGACCGCTGCTGGCCGGGACGACCGTCGCCGACACCGTCGGCGGGGTGGTCCGCCTGCCGGCCGCGGACGTGCTGCCCGCGGTCGGCGCGGCGGTCACCGCCGGGATCGCCTGGAACCTGCTCACCTGGTGGCGCGGGCTGCCGTCGAGCTCGTCCCACGCGCTGGTCGGCGGGCTGGTCGGGGCGAGCGGCTTCGCCGGCGTGCGGTGGGGCGGGGTAGCCGGGCTGCACGTCACCGGAGTGCTCGGCGTGCTGGCCGGCCTCGCCCTGTCACCGCTGCTCGGCGCCGGGCTGGGCGCGGCGGCCGACCGCCTGGCGCGCCGGGCCCTGCGCCGCGCCCGGCGGCGGGTGGACGTCGCGATCCGGCGCGCCGAGTGGGTGACCGCCGGCGCGCTGGCCTTCAGCCACGGCGCGAACGACGCCCAGAAGTCCATGGGCGTCATCACGCTGCTGCTGGTCGCGACCGGGCACCTCGGGGCTTTCGCGGTCCCGCTGTGGGTGAAGCTCGCGGCGGCGAGCGCACTGACGCTCGGCACCGCCTCCGGCGGCTGGCGGGTGGTGAAGACCGTCGGCCGCGGCATCTACCGGATGCGCCCGGTCGACGGCCTGGCGACCCAAGGCGGCTCGGCCGCGGTGATCCTCGCCGCGGCCGGCGTGGGCGCCCCGGTCAGCACCACCCACGTCGTCGCCGCGTCCGTGGTCGGCGCCGGTGCCAGCCGCCACGCCCGCCACGTGCGGTGGTCCGTGGTCGGCGAGATCTGTTCCGCGTGGCTGGTCACCCTGCCGGCGTGCGCCGTGCTGGGTGCCGCCGCGCTCCCGCTCTGGAGGTGGTTCGCGTGA
- a CDS encoding SDR family NAD(P)-dependent oxidoreductase, which yields MTSRQLITTPFSASSTADDVLAGVGLAGVRVIVTGASSGIGAETARALAAAGAEVTLAVRNTAAGEAVATTIADAGTAHRPRVSPLDLADPPSVRRFTEGWEGPLHLLVANAGLVTGGPAHTAQGWELQFATNHLGHFALATGLHGALARGAADRGEARIVSVSSTAHMRAGIDFADLHFRRRAYDPQIAYAQSKTANSLFAVEATRRWAPDGIFANAVNPGGVATGLQRNFTQAQKNSLAAAEAAGVFAYKTVGQGAATSIVAAVAPQFARTGGHYLDDGQEAYTVANDAQLADHPHGVKQWALDPAAAERLWTVSAAMTRG from the coding sequence ATGACCTCGCGACAGCTCATCACCACGCCTTTCTCCGCCTCCTCGACCGCGGACGACGTGCTGGCCGGGGTCGGCCTCGCCGGCGTGCGGGTGATCGTGACCGGGGCGTCCTCCGGTATCGGCGCCGAGACGGCCCGGGCGCTGGCCGCGGCCGGCGCCGAGGTGACCCTCGCCGTCCGGAACACCGCCGCCGGCGAGGCCGTCGCCACCACCATCGCGGACGCGGGCACCGCGCACCGCCCCCGCGTCTCCCCGCTCGACCTCGCCGATCCGCCGTCCGTCCGGCGCTTCACCGAGGGGTGGGAGGGCCCGCTGCACCTGCTCGTCGCCAACGCCGGTCTCGTCACCGGCGGGCCGGCCCACACGGCGCAGGGGTGGGAGCTGCAGTTCGCGACGAACCACCTCGGCCACTTCGCACTGGCCACCGGGCTGCACGGCGCGCTCGCCCGCGGGGCCGCCGACCGCGGCGAAGCGCGGATCGTGTCGGTCAGCTCCACCGCGCACATGCGCGCCGGAATCGACTTCGCCGACCTGCACTTCCGGCGCCGCGCCTACGACCCGCAGATCGCGTACGCGCAGTCGAAGACGGCGAACTCCCTGTTCGCGGTCGAGGCGACCCGCCGCTGGGCGCCCGATGGCATCTTCGCCAACGCCGTGAACCCCGGCGGCGTCGCGACCGGGCTGCAGCGGAACTTCACCCAGGCGCAGAAGAATTCCCTCGCCGCGGCCGAAGCCGCCGGCGTCTTCGCCTACAAGACCGTCGGGCAAGGCGCCGCGACGAGCATCGTGGCCGCCGTCGCCCCGCAGTTCGCCCGGACCGGCGGCCACTACCTCGACGACGGGCAGGAGGCGTACACCGTGGCCAACGACGCCCAGCTCGCCGACCACCCGCACGGTGTGAAGCAGTGGGCGCTCGACCCCGCCGCGGCCGAGCGCCTCTGGACCGTCTCGGCCGCCATGACGCGCGGCTGA
- a CDS encoding GAF domain-containing protein — translation MNGTGKEQDRLTFPDLPRMELDQLLGQLVERAQEVMGTQGRLRGLLHASQMVTGDLALPTLLRRIVEAARELLGARYAALGVIGPDGQLAEFVHVGMDDETVARVGQLPEGKGLLGAVVEDPRPIRLANITDDPRSSGFPGEHPPMRSFLGVPIRVRGVVFGNLYLTECRHGEFTAEDEQLALALAATAGQAIDNARLYETARKQQEWLGASGAIMRELLATRSGRPLELIAEHTLDLADADLVTVVRPDADRLRIEVAVGLGADELVGRQVERTGTMSGQVFTTGAPVLGSWVDRQGMPDAPPALRTDLDAVLVVPLTGAGQVNGVLTAARKIGRPSFTGDDLEMAAGFASQASVAIELADARAEQQRNELYDERDRIAAELHSQVVQRLYGIGLSLQTTAGAARSEAVARRVRTAIADLDAVIAQIRDTVFQLDDVLPRSSTSVHDRVLEVLSELGDELGLTASTEFSGKLDAISPPDLADELVTALREGLTLIARSTGAGSVRVAVRSGAERLSVVLAHDGSPSSAPPEEELARIADSARRRGGVSEVHERELTWWVPIP, via the coding sequence GTGAATGGGACGGGCAAAGAGCAGGACCGGCTGACGTTCCCGGACCTGCCGAGGATGGAACTGGACCAGCTGCTGGGTCAGCTCGTGGAGCGGGCCCAGGAGGTCATGGGTACTCAGGGCCGCCTGCGCGGCCTGCTGCACGCGAGCCAGATGGTGACCGGCGACCTCGCGCTGCCCACGTTGCTGCGCCGCATCGTCGAGGCGGCCCGGGAGCTGCTGGGTGCGCGGTACGCGGCACTCGGCGTGATCGGGCCGGACGGGCAGCTCGCCGAGTTCGTCCACGTCGGCATGGACGACGAGACGGTCGCCAGGGTCGGGCAGCTCCCCGAGGGAAAGGGGCTGCTCGGAGCCGTGGTGGAGGACCCGCGGCCGATCCGGCTCGCGAACATCACCGACGACCCGCGCTCGTCCGGGTTCCCCGGCGAGCACCCGCCGATGCGCAGCTTCCTCGGCGTGCCGATCCGGGTCCGCGGGGTCGTGTTCGGGAACCTCTACCTCACCGAGTGCCGGCACGGTGAGTTCACCGCGGAAGACGAGCAGCTGGCGCTCGCGCTGGCGGCGACCGCGGGCCAGGCCATCGACAACGCGCGGCTCTACGAGACCGCGCGCAAGCAGCAGGAGTGGCTGGGGGCGTCGGGGGCGATCATGCGCGAGCTGCTCGCGACCCGGTCCGGGCGGCCGCTGGAGCTGATCGCCGAGCACACCCTCGACCTCGCGGACGCCGATCTGGTCACCGTGGTGCGACCCGACGCCGATCGGCTGCGCATCGAAGTCGCGGTCGGCCTCGGCGCCGACGAGCTGGTCGGACGCCAGGTCGAGCGCACCGGAACGATGTCCGGGCAGGTGTTCACCACGGGCGCGCCGGTGCTGGGGTCGTGGGTCGACCGGCAGGGCATGCCGGACGCGCCCCCCGCGCTGCGCACCGACCTCGACGCCGTGCTGGTGGTCCCGCTGACCGGGGCCGGGCAGGTGAACGGTGTGCTCACGGCGGCCAGGAAGATCGGCAGGCCGAGCTTCACGGGTGACGACCTGGAGATGGCGGCCGGCTTCGCGAGCCAGGCCTCGGTGGCGATCGAGCTGGCGGACGCCCGCGCGGAGCAGCAGCGCAACGAGCTGTACGACGAACGCGACCGGATCGCGGCGGAGCTGCACAGCCAGGTGGTCCAGCGGTTGTACGGGATCGGGCTTTCGCTGCAGACGACCGCGGGCGCGGCGCGATCGGAGGCGGTGGCGCGCCGGGTCCGCACGGCGATCGCCGACCTCGACGCGGTGATCGCGCAGATCCGCGACACGGTCTTCCAGCTGGACGATGTGCTGCCGCGGTCCTCGACCAGCGTGCACGACCGTGTCCTGGAGGTGCTGTCGGAGCTGGGGGACGAGCTCGGCCTCACGGCGTCGACGGAGTTTTCCGGCAAGCTGGACGCGATCTCCCCGCCGGACCTGGCCGACGAGCTGGTGACGGCGTTGCGGGAGGGTCTGACGCTGATCGCCCGCAGCACCGGCGCCGGGTCGGTGCGGGTGGCGGTGCGGTCGGGGGCGGAGAGGCTGAGCGTGGTGCTGGCGCACGACGGCAGCCCGTCGAGCGCGCCACCGGAGGAGGAGCTCGCGCGGATCGCCGACTCGGCACGGCGGCGCGGCGGGGTTTCGGAGGTGCACGAACGCGAGCTGACCTGGTGGGTGCCGATCCCGTAG
- the ctaD gene encoding cytochrome c oxidase subunit I: MAAIVPEPIVLHPAPARRQLKGAWLLQVFRTTDHKQIGVMYLVTTFGFFLIGGAMAMLIRSELARPGLQFLSQEQYNQLFTMHGTVMLLLYATPSVFGFANFVLPLQIGSPDVAFPRLNAFSFWLFLFGGLLMLSGFLVPGGAADFGWFAYTPLSDAIHSPGVGANLWIVGVAVGGLGTILGAVNMVTTIVCLRAPGMTMWRMPIFTWNILVTSILVLIVFPVLTAAGFGLLADRLIGAHVFDPANGGAVLWQHLFWFFGHPEVYILALPFFGVVSEILPVFSRKPLFGYRSLVWATLSIAALSVAVWAHHMYATGAVLLPFFSFMTFLVAVPTGVKFFNWIGTMWKGQLSFESPMLFSTGFLVTFLFGGLSGVLLAAPALDFHVSDTYFVVAHFHYVLYGTIVFATFAGIYFWFPKITGRMLDEGLARWHFWTTFLGFHTTFLVQHWLGNEGMPRRYADYLSTDGFTTLNTISTIGAYLLGASVLPFLWNVVKSYRYGEIVTVDDPWGYGNSLEWATTCPPPRHNFTELPRIRSERPAFELHYPHLIERLRTEGDITFTGKPKSRGGAG, encoded by the coding sequence GTGGCGGCGATCGTTCCCGAGCCGATTGTCCTGCACCCGGCGCCGGCCCGGAGGCAGCTCAAAGGGGCCTGGCTGCTCCAGGTCTTCCGCACGACCGATCACAAGCAGATCGGCGTCATGTACCTGGTCACCACCTTCGGGTTCTTCCTGATCGGCGGGGCGATGGCGATGCTGATCCGCTCCGAGCTGGCCCGGCCGGGCTTGCAGTTCCTCTCGCAGGAGCAGTACAACCAGCTGTTCACCATGCACGGCACGGTGATGCTGCTGCTGTACGCGACGCCGAGCGTGTTCGGGTTCGCGAACTTCGTGCTGCCGCTGCAGATCGGCTCGCCGGACGTGGCGTTCCCCCGGCTGAACGCGTTCTCCTTCTGGCTGTTCCTCTTCGGCGGGCTGCTCATGCTGTCGGGGTTCCTCGTCCCCGGTGGCGCCGCCGACTTCGGCTGGTTCGCCTACACCCCGCTCTCCGACGCCATCCACTCACCGGGCGTCGGCGCCAACCTCTGGATCGTCGGCGTCGCGGTCGGCGGCCTGGGCACCATCCTCGGCGCGGTCAACATGGTCACCACCATCGTCTGCCTGCGCGCACCCGGCATGACGATGTGGCGGATGCCGATCTTCACCTGGAACATCCTCGTCACCAGCATCCTGGTGCTGATCGTGTTCCCGGTCCTCACCGCGGCCGGCTTCGGCCTGCTCGCCGACCGGCTCATCGGAGCCCACGTGTTCGACCCGGCCAACGGCGGCGCCGTGCTGTGGCAGCACCTGTTCTGGTTCTTCGGCCACCCCGAGGTCTACATCCTGGCGCTGCCCTTCTTCGGTGTCGTCTCGGAGATCCTGCCGGTGTTCTCCCGCAAACCGTTGTTCGGCTACCGGAGCCTGGTCTGGGCGACGCTGTCCATCGCGGCCCTGTCGGTCGCGGTGTGGGCGCACCACATGTACGCCACCGGCGCCGTGCTCCTGCCGTTCTTCTCGTTCATGACGTTCCTCGTCGCGGTGCCGACCGGGGTGAAGTTCTTCAACTGGATCGGCACCATGTGGAAGGGGCAGCTGAGCTTCGAGTCCCCGATGCTGTTCTCGACCGGGTTCCTGGTCACCTTCCTCTTCGGTGGCCTGTCCGGCGTGCTGCTGGCGGCACCGGCACTGGACTTCCACGTGTCCGACACCTACTTCGTCGTCGCGCACTTCCACTACGTGCTCTACGGCACCATCGTGTTCGCCACCTTCGCCGGCATCTACTTCTGGTTCCCGAAGATCACCGGCCGGATGCTGGACGAAGGCCTGGCCCGCTGGCACTTCTGGACCACCTTCCTCGGCTTCCACACGACGTTCCTGGTCCAGCACTGGCTCGGCAACGAAGGCATGCCCCGCCGCTACGCCGACTACCTGAGCACCGACGGCTTCACCACGCTGAACACGATCTCGACGATCGGCGCGTACCTGCTTGGGGCCTCGGTGCTGCCGTTCCTGTGGAACGTGGTCAAGAGCTACCGCTACGGCGAGATCGTCACGGTGGACGACCCGTGGGGCTACGGCAACTCGCTCGAATGGGCCACCACCTGCCCGCCACCGCGGCACAACTTCACCGAGCTGCCCCGGATCCGTTCCGAGCGGCCGGCGTTCGAGCTGCACTACCCGCACCTGATCGAACGCCTCCGCACCGAAGGCGACATCACCTTCACCGGCAAACCCAAATCCCGCGGCGGTGCGGGGTGA
- a CDS encoding phosphoketolase → MTAVEVRPTVLGGTELAQVDALWRAANYLAAGQIYLMANPLLREELRPEHVKPRLLGHWGTSPGLNFVYAHLNRAILAHDLNAMLVTGPGHGGPALLANTWLEGSYTEAWPEVTRDAAGMAELFKQFSFPGGVPSHVAPQVPGSIHEGGELGYSLAHAFGAAFDNPGLLVACVVGDGEAETGPLATSWHANKFLDPVRDGAVLPILHLNGYKIANPTVLSRIASAELDALLRGYGYAPIYVEGSDPEVMHQAMAAALDSAVATLAERRGVWPVIVLRSPKGWTGPSVVDGLPVEGTWRAHQVPLAQVRHNPEHLKQLEDWLLSYRPAELFDEAGRPVADVTALIPAGERRMGANPNANGGVLLRPLTLPDTASHAVAVPAPGATAAEPTRVLGRFLRDVFALNADRANFRLFGPDETASNRLDAVYDVTAKEWQAAIEPVDEHLARDGRVLEVLSEHLCQGWLEGYLLSGRHGLFSCYEAFVHIVDSMVNQHIKWLRVHRQIPWRRPVASLNYLLTSHVWRQDHNGFSHQDPGFVDHVANKSSEVVRVYFPPDTNTLLEVAAHCLRSRDYVNVVVAGKNDSPNWLDAEQAALHCARGVSIWEWASTHTDREPDVVLGCAGDAPTLEVLAAARILRTELPDLAVRVVNVVDLMRLQPEAEHPHGLNDREYDALFTPDRPVIFAYHGYPWLIHRLAYRRTGHHDLHVRGYTEHGTTTTPFDMLVLNHMDRFQLVIDVIDRVPGLVATAGVLRQRMTEAQGRHRRWIRTHGEDLPEVRHWTWAG, encoded by the coding sequence ATGACCGCCGTCGAAGTGCGCCCGACGGTGCTCGGCGGCACCGAGCTCGCCCAGGTCGACGCCCTCTGGCGGGCCGCGAACTACCTCGCGGCCGGCCAGATCTACCTGATGGCGAACCCGCTGCTGCGCGAGGAGTTGCGCCCCGAGCACGTCAAGCCGAGACTGCTCGGGCACTGGGGCACCTCGCCCGGCCTCAACTTCGTCTACGCCCACCTCAACCGGGCCATCCTGGCTCACGACCTGAACGCCATGCTCGTCACCGGTCCCGGCCACGGCGGCCCGGCCCTGCTGGCCAACACGTGGCTGGAAGGCAGCTACACCGAAGCCTGGCCCGAGGTCACCAGGGACGCCGCCGGGATGGCGGAGCTGTTCAAGCAGTTCTCCTTCCCCGGTGGCGTGCCCAGCCACGTCGCGCCCCAGGTACCTGGCTCGATCCACGAAGGCGGCGAGCTGGGCTACTCGCTCGCGCACGCCTTCGGGGCCGCGTTCGACAACCCCGGGCTCCTGGTCGCGTGCGTCGTCGGCGACGGCGAAGCCGAAACCGGCCCGCTGGCGACGTCGTGGCACGCCAACAAGTTCCTCGACCCGGTCCGCGACGGCGCGGTGTTGCCGATCCTGCACCTCAACGGGTACAAGATCGCCAACCCGACCGTGCTGTCACGCATCGCGTCGGCCGAGCTGGACGCTTTGCTGCGCGGCTACGGCTACGCGCCGATCTACGTCGAGGGCAGCGATCCGGAGGTGATGCACCAGGCGATGGCCGCGGCGCTCGACTCGGCGGTCGCCACCCTCGCCGAGCGGCGCGGGGTGTGGCCGGTGATCGTGCTGCGCAGCCCCAAGGGCTGGACCGGTCCGTCCGTTGTGGACGGACTGCCGGTCGAAGGCACGTGGCGCGCGCACCAGGTTCCGCTCGCGCAGGTCCGGCACAACCCGGAACACCTGAAGCAGCTCGAGGACTGGCTGCTGTCGTACCGGCCGGCCGAGTTGTTCGACGAGGCCGGCCGCCCGGTCGCCGACGTCACCGCGCTGATCCCGGCGGGGGAGCGGCGGATGGGCGCGAACCCGAATGCCAACGGGGGTGTGCTCCTGCGGCCGCTCACGCTGCCGGACACCGCGTCCCACGCCGTGGCGGTCCCGGCTCCGGGCGCGACCGCGGCCGAGCCGACCCGCGTGCTGGGCCGGTTCCTGCGGGACGTGTTCGCGCTCAACGCCGACCGGGCGAACTTCCGCCTCTTCGGCCCCGACGAGACCGCGTCCAACCGGCTCGACGCGGTCTACGACGTCACCGCCAAGGAGTGGCAGGCCGCGATCGAGCCGGTCGACGAACACCTCGCGCGGGACGGCCGCGTGCTCGAGGTGCTCTCGGAGCACCTGTGCCAGGGCTGGCTCGAGGGCTACCTGCTTTCGGGGCGGCACGGGCTCTTCTCCTGCTACGAGGCCTTCGTGCACATCGTCGACTCGATGGTGAACCAGCACATCAAGTGGCTGCGGGTGCACCGGCAGATCCCGTGGCGGCGCCCGGTGGCGTCGCTGAACTACCTGCTCACCTCACACGTGTGGCGGCAGGACCACAACGGCTTCTCCCACCAGGACCCGGGGTTCGTCGACCACGTCGCGAACAAGAGCTCCGAGGTCGTGCGCGTCTACTTCCCGCCGGACACCAACACGCTGCTGGAGGTCGCGGCGCACTGCCTGCGCAGCCGGGACTACGTGAACGTCGTCGTGGCCGGCAAGAACGACTCGCCGAACTGGCTCGACGCCGAGCAGGCCGCGCTGCACTGCGCGCGCGGGGTGAGCATCTGGGAGTGGGCCAGCACGCACACCGACCGCGAACCGGACGTCGTCCTCGGCTGCGCGGGCGACGCCCCGACGCTGGAAGTCCTGGCGGCCGCCCGGATCCTGCGCACCGAACTGCCGGACCTGGCGGTGCGGGTGGTCAACGTCGTCGACCTGATGCGCCTGCAACCCGAGGCCGAACACCCGCACGGCTTGAACGACCGGGAGTACGACGCGCTGTTCACGCCGGACCGGCCGGTGATCTTCGCCTACCACGGCTACCCGTGGCTGATCCACCGGCTGGCCTACCGCCGAACCGGTCACCACGACCTCCACGTGCGCGGCTACACCGAGCACGGCACGACGACGACGCCGTTCGACATGCTGGTGCTCAACCACATGGACCGGTTCCAGCTGGTGATCGACGTGATCGACCGGGTGCCGGGCCTGGTGGCGACGGCCGGGGTGCTGCGGCAGCGGATGACCGAAGCCCAGGGCCGGCACCGCCGCTGGATCCGCACCCACGGGGAGGACCTGCCCGAGGTCCGGCACTGGACCTGGGCGGGCTGA
- a CDS encoding GyrI-like domain-containing protein, translating into MQTYEIQVRNRNEQPTAVAEADLDVSEIAAWLERQYGAIAKVLAAQGSVPSGPPFARYHHREAEGRFHVEAGFPVTTVIEPADGVGPSTLPGGPVVETVHTGSYDTIEPAYGALACWVHEHDGELAGAAWEVYLTSPGARPDPGAWRTAIVQPYRIH; encoded by the coding sequence ATGCAGACCTACGAAATCCAGGTCCGTAACCGCAACGAACAGCCGACCGCGGTGGCCGAGGCCGATCTCGACGTCTCGGAAATCGCGGCCTGGCTCGAGCGGCAATACGGTGCGATCGCCAAGGTGCTGGCCGCGCAGGGCTCGGTGCCGTCGGGTCCGCCGTTCGCCCGCTACCACCACCGTGAGGCCGAGGGTCGGTTCCACGTCGAAGCGGGCTTCCCGGTCACCACCGTCATCGAGCCGGCCGATGGTGTCGGCCCGTCGACGCTGCCCGGCGGCCCCGTCGTGGAGACGGTCCACACCGGGTCCTACGACACGATCGAGCCCGCGTACGGCGCGCTCGCCTGCTGGGTGCACGAGCACGACGGTGAGCTCGCCGGTGCGGCGTGGGAGGTCTACCTGACGTCGCCGGGCGCGCGACCGGACCCCGGCGCCTGGCGGACCGCGATCGTCCAGCCGTACCGGATCCACTGA
- a CDS encoding TetR/AcrR family transcriptional regulator has translation MTETSKVAEPARRDAVLESALLTFARHGYRKTAMEEIARTARISRPGLYFLFDSKQVLFRAAVTRALEQDLAAAARLLADTGRPLRERLVDAFDQWAGRYVGPLARDIPSVIEQNPDLLGEIVRTAPKRFEQLVTSALAAAPGQAPASAVAQTLISVSAGLKHQVETREAYLARFTTAVGLLVT, from the coding sequence ATGACCGAGACGTCGAAGGTCGCCGAGCCGGCCCGTCGCGACGCGGTGCTCGAGTCGGCGCTGCTGACGTTCGCCCGGCACGGCTACCGGAAGACCGCCATGGAGGAGATCGCGCGCACCGCCCGCATCTCCCGCCCCGGCCTGTACTTCCTGTTCGACTCCAAGCAAGTGCTGTTCCGCGCCGCGGTGACGCGGGCGCTCGAGCAGGACCTCGCCGCCGCCGCACGGCTCCTCGCCGACACCGGCAGGCCGTTGCGCGAACGCCTCGTCGACGCGTTCGACCAGTGGGCGGGCCGCTACGTCGGCCCGCTGGCCCGGGACATCCCGAGCGTCATCGAGCAGAACCCGGACCTGCTCGGCGAGATCGTCCGGACCGCTCCGAAGCGCTTCGAGCAGCTCGTCACGAGCGCGCTCGCCGCGGCGCCGGGGCAGGCGCCGGCGAGCGCGGTCGCGCAGACGTTGATCAGCGTGTCGGCCGGGCTGAAGCACCAGGTGGAGACCCGCGAGGCGTACCTCGCGCGCTTCACCACCGCGGTCGGCCTCCTGGTCACCTGA